From the genome of Mastacembelus armatus chromosome 21, fMasArm1.2, whole genome shotgun sequence:
ctaacatgtaaacaacttcagAGAGCAGTTTCATCAGAGTGACAAGCCCTGACAGCAGATAGAAACAGTTTAAAATCATTACTGTTACACAAGTGAAGTGAAAGCTTCCTAGACAAGCTTCTTTCTGATTAAAATCAATGGACGGTTTGACACTCGTTTATCATTATTGAAGGATAAAGTTGTGGTCAAGTTGGATGATAGGAGTTTTAAAGCAGATGGTCATAGTTCTTAGTGATGCATTCACAATATAggttaattacatttttctgtatatttattgACCTGAAACTTTGAGTTTTCTCAACTTTTTAAATCAGAAGTATTTAAAATGCACaacaataatttaaatgtaatattataatAAGTGCATCATAATCAAATGTAACCCATGTAATtatgaaacagaacaaaacaaaaagtgattattttgtttaaacTCTAAGAAGCCAAATCATAAAGGTTTGGATGAAAGTTCTGTGTCATGCAGTCCTGTGTTACCaccaacatttaaaacatttaccattacatttaaaaagtttatctTCAATTTTTGGTGATTATTATTATCTACAAAACAAcaactacaaataaaaaaccCTAAAAAAGATTAATTATTGTCTATaatatgacaataataatatactTCATTAAATTCTTATGAAAATTATACATTATCACTGCAAATGGTTATATAAATGATATATTAGTGTGATTTGACCTGAAGCAACAACTTCTtcaggtgtttataaatttctttcatctttagtccatatatgattggatttaAGAGAGGATGAAACAGAATCATTAGAAAAAGAACAATTAAACGAGCTATTTTTGGAAGCTCTGATTCCAGTCGAACTACAACAGCAtcaaaagtaacaaaacaagaaaaccctgttaaaaccagcaggtgaggtaaacaggtctgagcagcttttctcctgactgtTTTACAGCTTCGGTAGGATATAAGAAGTATCCTGATGTATGAATAAAGGATGAAAAGCATAGGAAGCAGTTCAATATTTACCAGCATGAACACACCATATATAGATACTGCAGCTAAACTTGCACACTGAAGACTGAAAAGTGAATTGTTACAAAAAATTCCCTTCAGAGTAAAAGTACAGAGTTTTATTTTAGAGTTCAGTACAAGTGACACTGCAATTTCACAAGCAGGCACAAGCCAAGCTAAAAGCAGCAAGACGTTAacagttgtttttgtcatgatagttggatactgcagaggtttacatatagacacatacctgtcataggacatggctgccaacagtaaaaactctgaagcaccTAAAGAATAATATACATAAGCTTGGAAGACACAGTGTGGATAAGttgtgatctgtttttcagataaaaagtcgatcagtagctttgggtagatattagtgctgaaaagaacagagttcagtaacaaagctgcaatgaacatgtacataggctcatggaggtttttgtgaatcgctatcagacacacaatagtagaattactgcagattattagaatataaactgtaaacatgatcacaaaataaagatatctgtatCTGTGCATTTCTACATAACCATCcatagttatatatgttatattgaaTCTATCATCCATTAAACTTCTCCAACCAAAGCAGTAATGCAGATCATATAGCAAACATTCATAAATAATAGCTGAGAAAACAAGTGTCACTGTGAGGACTGCAGTAACAGGTTACCTGTGTTGGACtgtctcattcattcactgacaccacagtcagaaagtgtttgagtctgtgGAAGGTTTTTATCAGGCTGTGAAGACCCTCAACGGGTCTCATTAAACTCTCGActgacatgtaaacaacttCTTGCttgactcctgaggcagctgacgggtaccgTCAGGCCAAGCGTGCTAATCATATGGTGACAAAGGCAAAATGTTGAGTctgggaggagttcggtgaggccatggaggaaGACTGTTGGTCAGCCTcgaggaaattctggcaaaccatccggTGCCTCAGGAGAGGGGAAGCAGTGCtgtgccaacactgtttacagtggaggtggggagatACTGACCTTAAATGGGGACATTGTCGGTCCGGGGGCCTTTGCTAAGGGTTGTCCATTCTTTGTACGagtggagcaggagcttggttcacattgccagcagtaagtcagacctgttcctaATGCATGTTGGACTTCGGCAGGGCTGCCCTTAgtcaccagttctgttctttattttttttacagaattCCTAGGTGCCAGGAGTGGGAGCCACCGGATTCCATCTCTATTTTGTCCTGTTGGCTTCACTGAGCCAGGAacttcagcatgcactggggaAGTTTGTATctgagtgtgaagtggctggtatgagaatcagcacctccatgCCCTACCAGAAGGAGGCCCCATGGACCTAGGACATGTTGGAGGGACTATGACTCTTGAGTGGCCTGGGAAATCATCAGTATTCCTCAgtaagagctggaggaagtatCTAGGGAGCGTATGGTATGAAGTTGGGGAATctctgcttagaccactgcACCCCACACCAGCcaagaaaaaagcagcagaaaacgGATGGATGAAGGAATGGAAAACCAAGGTCAGGAAACTATTGTGAGACAAACtattttcaatttacttttacatttatagTTAAGGAAACAAAAATTAGAAAATGGGTCATTTGATAGTCAACTTGTAAGTTAAACTGCTaaggtagattttttttaatcactacaTGATTAGCACTTTTATTGAAATACACATGAATGCTATTATTAAAGAGAATATAAAACTAACCACCACAAATATGTGTGATCTGAATGCAGCAGAAGTTTAGTTGGCTTTAGAGACAACAGGGTCCTGCTGTTGTGCGTCTCTTTGGGGTTCCTTGGACTGCAATGAAGACTAGCCAGCAGTAACACAACTGTATTTGAACACAACTAAGTCTTTTTACACTGGATCAGAGACAGGGGAAAAAACATACAGGCAGTATCTTGACACACTGCCACTGAGCAAACACATCCACTCCCAGAGGGTTATTGTCCTGTGcccacagagaaaaacactttgCACATGCGTTGTGTCACACTGGAagaaacttccagcagaaccgggctcagtttgggcggccatctgcctcgacaggttggggtgagtggacagaggagagagaaaagagcgaTGATAACAAATGGACACTGCAGGTTTGTGCGGCTTTGCACCTTTACATTCCCCCTCAGGCCAACACAGATGCCACACTCAAGGAACTGTGTGGGCATCTATGCAAACAGGAGACCATGCACCCCAAAGCAGTGTTTA
Proteins encoded in this window:
- the LOC113122886 gene encoding olfactory receptor 6N2-like; amino-acid sequence: MDDRFNITYITMDGYVEMHRYRYLYFVIMFTVYILIICSNSTIVCLIAIHKNLHEPMYMFIAALLLNSVLFSTNIYPKLLIDFLSEKQITTYPHCVFQAYVYYSLGASEFLLLAAMSYDRYVSICKPLQYPTIMTKTTVNVLLLLAWLVPACEIAVSLVLNSKIKLCTFTLKGIFCNNSLFSLQCASLAAVSIYGVFMLVNIELLPMLFILYSYIRILLISYRSCKTVRRKAAQTCLPHLLVLTGFSCFVTFDAVVVRLESELPKIARLIVLFLMILFHPLLNPIIYGLKMKEIYKHLKKLLLQVKSH